The following is a genomic window from Acomys russatus chromosome 23, mAcoRus1.1, whole genome shotgun sequence.
TTATTTTAACCTAGCTTACCTTATCTGAACAGTGTAGAAATAATTGACGGGTTTGGGTTCCCACTTCAAAATTGTCTTGAAATTAGTTGAATTCCAAGTTAAGTTAACAGCTTTCTCGGGAATGCCTACAGAGGACACAAAAGCACTGTAATTGCATGCACTTCTTTCTGTGGTCACCACCCTGTGCTAACAGTCTACAACAGTTTCCCGGCCTCCACCCTCCAAAGGAGCATGTCCTTGTTGTCAATCACAACAACGTTGATAAGTTATAGAGatgagagtggtgtgtgtgtgtgtgtgtgtctaatattTTCCTAGACCCGAATCGTCCTCCTGGCAACATCCACACAACAACTGGTGAAAACAGCTCAAGACCCTGGAGTCCTTCTTTAagctgctcaagggaaggctcaCTTTACAAGGGCAGAGAAGGAAGGCCCAAGGTCCACGCAGGTGCCAGAGTCGCAGACCTTCTGAAGCAGCCAGTGAGAAATGCACATAAGGAAAAAACCTTAACGAGACAATTCCCAGTGTAATCTAAAACATCCCGACACCGAAACTCCCACGGAGAGCAAAGTAGACGTGCAGCCCATGTGGCAGCTGTCACATGGTGGGATGCCATTCCATTAAAACGCAGTGTTATCAAGGTCTCTTTTTGCAAGTCCTCGGGTTTTAGTTTCTGCCCTACCCCAGACAGTGGGCAGATTCTGTCTTCCCTGAGCTTACAGCAGCATTGCTTCTATCAGACCTAAACCAAAAGCCACACATGTCTTGTCAAAGATAATACGAAAGCCAAGCAAAGCAGGGGGTGACCATGACCAGTAAGGAACCCAGGAGGCCACCATCTTCAAAGGCGCAACTTGCTAGGAAGCTCTTTTCCTCATAGTTAAAGTGGGAACCCCACATCACCTAATGCAACCAAGATGAACACACAGAGCCAGCAGCTTCAGCAGGGACAACAGCACTAACTACCTCCCAACCCTGCAATCATTCAAACCCTCGGGGCAAGCACAGTGGAGTCCATAGGTGTGGCAGGACATCTTGGGTCCCCTAGGAACCAGAGCAGCCCCCAGCCAACAAGGTCGGGGTCCCCTGTCTCCCGTGGGCGGCGCGACCCGGGCTTCTCAGGATTGGTGCCAGTCACCTGCAGCCCTGGCCACCTGGGCTAGAAGGCAGGCAAGAAAGGTGGGCCCGAGGGCAGCTAGGAGGAGAGGGCGCGTGAGGGCCGCCATGTCCAAGAGCTAGTGGGCAGGTCCCGGGACTCCCGTCAAGGTGGCGAAGATTGCGACATGGGAGCGagcagagggagctggagagaggtgAGGCTGCACCCAGGCTACCCGGGTCCGCCTTATAAAGAGCCTAGAGGACACCGGCTTCTCTCACCGCCTCTGCACGGATCGTGACTCCTCCCCGCCCCGCGGCCCAGGTCACTCCCCTTCGCGGTGGGCGGCTCCTGGTCGGTGCACACACCTGCCCAGCCTCCGAAAATTTTAGAGACCCTGAAAGGGATGACTAAAGCAGGATTCAATTGAGCCCTGGAGCACATCCACCTGAGCCTTTGGCACAGGTGAATGAATGTGCTTTGGAGACCCAGGCTCCCTTTCAGCCATGGATGACTATCCTGGGTGGCGTGCCCAGGAGAAAGGAGTCCTTTTGGCGGGACCCGAGTTGAAAGTCAAGGGAGCCTTACGTTTCCTGTGCTTTAGATGTAAGCTGCGTCCCCTAGCAGAGGATTTATCAGGGTCCCTCAACCATCCCAGTAACAAAGAGCAGCTCCAAGtccccctgccccagctcccAGCAGTGAGCAGAACATTTTCTCAGTCCCTTGGTAAGTTGCTGAGTAGGGTGGTGCAGTAAATGCACATGTCTGCCATGGACAAGAGCTCTGAATTAGATTTAAAGGACACTTGGCAACCCCACCCTCCGTTCCCACAAGTGACTGAGGAACTGCAGCTTGAAGCCTGCCAGAATATAAGGGTGACTTCTGTAGCCATGGGGTTCTAGGAAGGATGGTTCTCGCGTTGAGGAAGACAGCAATGGGTGTTGAGAAactataaaattgtaaaattataaaatgtaatacctgaggcttctcccagttcttgttactgctagcctcaggagttccaccctagttcccagaatagctacatgcgagctccccactatcaaaggtctcatacagtttccagtaaccgccctagggacccacacccaagtccccacaataggtctcccaacgccaatgtccatatagtctaacttgataagcaaccccccttgctttgtggttttagcctttaaaaactagcctgtaacagctactcaaggtccttcacctcccgagtgctgagggaccctgacatatcaacaattgggacttctgatgtgtcagtaataaattttacctatatatccagcctgtgtgacttgagtggtctctcgcggcgacccccttcctgaattggactctagggtccaacagtgtGAGTGTATCATtcgaaaagaagaggaaaagaagaaggagaagaaagaaagaaagagagagagaaagaaagaaaaaagaaaagaaactgaaaaataaataacattgggGGTTTctgggagtttttgtttgtttgtttttttgtttggttcgtTGGTTGTTTCCTTTCAAGATGCTGGG
Proteins encoded in this region:
- the LOC127206409 gene encoding tissue factor-like isoform X2, whose protein sequence is MAALTRPLLLAALGPTFLACLLAQVARAAGIPEKAVNLTWNSTNFKTILKWEPKPVNYFYTVQIRSGSNDWKDKCNLTTDTECDITEEIVQDVYQTYEARVLSVPQNKTKWKEVLFSNATKFTPYQESK
- the LOC127206409 gene encoding tissue factor-like isoform X1; the encoded protein is MAALTRPLLLAALGPTFLACLLAQVARAAGIPEKAVNLTWNSTNFKTILKWEPKPVNYFYTVQIRSGSNDWKDKCNLTTGTECDVTEEIVQDVYQTYEARVLSVPQHKTKWKEVLFSNATKFTPYQESK